The proteins below are encoded in one region of Winogradskyella helgolandensis:
- a CDS encoding SMODS domain-containing nucleotidyltransferase has product MATNKNEHLKKVLDTHDINKVEHLIKFIEKKNKVKDALNKKFSDQKASNSIDSGSYAKNTAINTKFDIDCCIPFKKKTPGNNDEKGFESLSEMFDEVYKYLKNEYTEEDNDLSKDNVRKQKVSIGLKFDIDGEEFDMDVVPGRERPNNNDYNDSNTDLSLYINPSNRSKKEEDEGKTRIKTNIKTHIGLLNGADRTHERKVTKLLKVWKTERKNKNGGKLIKSFMMELYTKEAFDNTDEIPSGLWEKTKLVMNHIIDNIETTDLVDPANSSNIISDSMSDTAKTQTKRDMKNTLKDIENDSDKIKEYFPINDEFDNEDNSNSNSSSKASVLSTSKFG; this is encoded by the coding sequence ATGGCAACAAACAAAAACGAACATCTTAAAAAGGTACTTGATACTCACGATATAAATAAAGTAGAACATTTAATTAAGTTCATTGAAAAGAAAAATAAAGTTAAAGATGCTTTAAACAAAAAGTTTTCAGACCAAAAAGCTTCTAATTCTATAGATTCAGGATCGTATGCAAAGAACACAGCTATTAATACAAAATTTGATATAGATTGCTGTATTCCGTTTAAAAAGAAAACACCTGGAAACAATGATGAAAAAGGTTTTGAAAGTTTAAGTGAAATGTTTGATGAAGTATATAAATATTTAAAAAATGAATATACTGAAGAAGATAATGATTTAAGTAAAGACAATGTAAGGAAACAAAAGGTATCAATAGGTTTGAAATTTGATATTGATGGAGAAGAGTTTGATATGGATGTTGTTCCTGGAAGAGAGAGACCAAACAATAATGATTATAATGACAGCAATACTGATTTAAGTTTATATATAAATCCTTCTAACAGATCAAAAAAAGAGGAGGATGAAGGCAAAACTAGAATAAAAACAAACATTAAAACTCACATTGGGTTATTAAATGGAGCAGATAGAACTCACGAAAGAAAAGTAACAAAACTTCTCAAAGTTTGGAAGACTGAACGAAAAAACAAAAATGGAGGTAAACTTATAAAATCATTTATGATGGAACTCTATACTAAAGAAGCTTTTGATAATACAGATGAGATACCAAGTGGACTTTGGGAAAAAACTAAGTTGGTTATGAATCATATCATTGATAATATTGAAACAACTGATTTAGTAGATCCTGCAAATTCAAGTAATATTATTTCAGATTCAATGAGTGATACAGCTAAGACTCAAACTAAACGTGACATGAAAAACACGCTTAAAGATATAGAGAACGATTCTGATAAAATAAAAGAATATTTCCCAATAAATGATGAGTTCGATAATGAAGATAACTCAAATTCTAATAGTTCTTCTAAGGCTTCAGTTTTAAGTACAAGTAAATTCGGATAG
- a CDS encoding DUF2779 domain-containing protein: protein MRVLSKSRFKLGLECPNKLFYTGNKEYANVKNEDTFLEALAQGGFQVEELARMHFPGGILIDEDTWEYEKAWNLTQNLLTQENIIIYEAAFLFEGLYIKTDILVKKGDVIELIEVKSKSFLPDDDYLFIGKRGGMVGGWKPYLFDVAFQKNVMQLCYPNWKINSFIMMADKSKTASIDGLNQSFRITKKGNNRTGIINKIDKIEEIGNSVLGRKNVTQIIDEIESNKYRYHANLTFQESIELFKDLYVNNTYANWPTSYSSCKKCEFKLTYKSDTNLKSGFKECFFKQHKWEENEFNQPNIFDIYDFRKGNKLFQEGIIFKKDLTEDNIDLKIEVEKLTTSNRQWLQIEKEINSDSAIYVDKEGLKCEFEKWVYPLHFIDFETSMSALPFNKGLKPYEQVAFQFSHHIYYENGKIEHANEYINNTIGEFPNYKFIRELRNALSSDKGTIFRYSHHENTILNAIYIQLLASNEDDKEDLMNFIKTISHSKRDSVIKWTGERDMVDLWDIEKRYYYNPLTKGSNSLKDVLPASINSSPFLLNKYSQPIGQINLTSKNFTDDHVWLKQEKEKILNPYKLLPPVFENWTEEEIENTLSEIDGIADGGTAMTTYSKMQYTDMTQIEIDELSAALLKYCELDTLAMVMVYEHFKELVYA, encoded by the coding sequence ATGAGAGTATTATCAAAATCAAGATTCAAACTTGGGCTAGAATGTCCTAATAAACTTTTTTACACTGGTAATAAAGAATATGCTAATGTTAAAAATGAAGACACCTTTTTAGAAGCATTAGCTCAAGGCGGTTTTCAAGTTGAGGAACTTGCAAGGATGCATTTCCCAGGTGGCATACTGATAGATGAAGACACTTGGGAGTATGAAAAAGCATGGAATCTAACTCAAAATCTTTTAACACAAGAGAACATAATAATTTATGAAGCTGCCTTTTTATTTGAAGGATTATATATAAAAACAGATATTCTAGTAAAAAAAGGAGATGTTATTGAATTAATTGAAGTAAAGTCTAAATCATTTTTACCAGATGATGATTATCTATTTATTGGTAAAAGAGGAGGAATGGTCGGAGGTTGGAAACCTTATTTATTTGATGTTGCATTTCAAAAGAATGTTATGCAACTATGTTATCCTAACTGGAAAATAAATTCTTTTATAATGATGGCTGATAAATCCAAAACAGCAAGTATTGATGGATTAAACCAATCGTTTAGGATTACTAAAAAAGGAAATAATCGAACTGGTATAATTAACAAAATTGATAAAATAGAAGAAATAGGGAACTCAGTTTTAGGAAGAAAAAATGTTACACAAATTATAGATGAAATTGAGTCGAATAAATATCGGTACCACGCAAATTTAACCTTTCAAGAATCTATTGAATTATTCAAAGATTTGTATGTAAATAATACTTATGCTAATTGGCCAACTTCATATAGTTCTTGCAAGAAATGTGAGTTTAAATTAACCTATAAATCTGATACTAATTTAAAGTCAGGCTTCAAAGAATGTTTTTTTAAACAACATAAATGGGAGGAAAATGAATTCAATCAACCTAATATTTTTGATATTTATGATTTCAGAAAAGGCAATAAACTCTTTCAAGAAGGTATTATTTTTAAAAAGGATTTGACAGAGGACAACATAGATTTAAAGATAGAAGTTGAAAAACTTACAACTTCGAACAGACAATGGCTGCAAATAGAAAAGGAAATAAATAGCGATTCTGCAATATATGTAGATAAGGAAGGGCTAAAATGTGAATTTGAAAAGTGGGTATATCCTTTGCATTTTATTGATTTTGAAACGAGCATGTCCGCATTGCCATTTAATAAAGGACTGAAGCCATATGAACAAGTAGCATTCCAATTTTCTCACCATATTTATTATGAAAATGGTAAAATTGAACATGCTAATGAATATATAAATAATACAATTGGTGAGTTCCCTAACTATAAATTTATTAGAGAATTAAGGAATGCCTTGAGTAGTGATAAAGGTACCATTTTTAGATACTCTCATCATGAAAATACAATTTTGAATGCTATTTATATACAGTTATTAGCTTCCAATGAAGATGATAAGGAAGATTTAATGAATTTCATTAAAACAATTTCACATTCCAAAAGAGACAGTGTAATTAAATGGACTGGAGAAAGAGATATGGTGGATTTATGGGATATTGAAAAACGTTATTATTACAATCCTCTAACAAAAGGTTCTAATTCTTTAAAAGATGTTTTGCCAGCTTCAATCAATTCTAGTCCTTTTTTATTAAATAAGTATTCTCAACCTATAGGTCAAATAAATTTAACTAGTAAAAACTTTACTGATGACCATGTTTGGCTAAAGCAAGAAAAGGAGAAGATATTGAACCCATACAAATTACTACCTCCGGTTTTTGAAAACTGGACTGAAGAAGAAATTGAGAATACTCTTTCTGAAATTGATGGAATAGCTGATGGTGGTACAGCAATGACCACATATAGCAAGATGCAATATACAGATATGACTCAAATAGAAATCGACGAATTGAGTGCTGCTTTATTAAAATATTGTGAGTTGGATACTTTAGCTATGGTAATGGTTTATGAACACTTTAAAGAATTAGTTTATGCCTAG
- a CDS encoding helix-turn-helix transcriptional regulator: MPRNKNAYIRHRLIDSLLRDKDYVKTNDIIDRLYERHDISVGSTTINKDIRDMQLELHAPIKYSNQKKAYYYPDDVDDIFPAIELKSDELNALLFYTKNIAHYKDIGIFKDFTNAIDKVIDAVKIEASQQKASKRIIIQPENFPKFQGSELIPEIIAGFDTNFKFNFDYKKHNSEEIKNHTVTPILLKEYDHLWYLIGKIEGKEFVTIFALDRIINFELTDVDCEEITGFDSDKYFNHAFGISVPDGEVEDVILEFDAWRGKYLLSSPIHKSQELIKEENGKLTFSFKVVPFHELHSKILSYGSSVKVLEPESLRSKIKEMLNNTLEKY, encoded by the coding sequence ATGCCTAGAAATAAAAATGCTTATATAAGACATCGACTTATTGATAGCCTATTAAGAGATAAGGATTATGTTAAGACTAATGACATAATTGATAGACTTTATGAAAGACACGATATTTCAGTTGGATCTACTACAATTAATAAAGATATAAGAGATATGCAATTGGAATTACATGCACCAATCAAATATTCTAATCAAAAAAAAGCATATTATTATCCAGATGATGTCGACGATATATTTCCAGCTATAGAATTAAAAAGTGATGAACTAAACGCTTTATTATTTTATACAAAGAATATAGCACATTATAAAGATATAGGAATTTTTAAGGATTTCACAAATGCAATAGATAAGGTCATAGATGCAGTTAAGATTGAAGCTAGTCAACAAAAGGCATCTAAGAGAATAATTATACAACCTGAAAACTTTCCCAAATTTCAAGGAAGTGAATTAATCCCAGAAATTATAGCTGGTTTTGACACTAATTTTAAATTCAATTTTGATTATAAAAAGCATAATTCAGAAGAAATAAAGAATCATACAGTAACCCCCATTTTATTAAAGGAGTATGACCACTTGTGGTACTTAATAGGTAAAATAGAAGGAAAAGAATTTGTAACAATTTTTGCCCTTGATAGAATAATAAATTTTGAATTGACTGACGTCGATTGTGAAGAAATAACAGGCTTTGATTCTGATAAATACTTTAATCATGCCTTTGGTATTTCAGTACCTGACGGAGAAGTGGAGGATGTTATATTGGAATTTGATGCTTGGAGAGGCAAATACTTGCTTTCATCCCCAATTCATAAATCACAAGAATTAATAAAAGAAGAAAACGGTAAATTGACTTTTTCTTTTAAAGTAGTTCCATTTCATGAATTACACTCCAAGATATTAAGCTATGGAAGCTCTGTTAAGGTTTTAGAACCTGAAAGTCTTCGTTCAAAAATCAAAGAAATGCTTAATAATACCCTTGAAAAATATTAA